In one Gemmatimonas sp. genomic region, the following are encoded:
- a CDS encoding DUF4852 domain-containing protein produces the protein MVGLACAIALACGGDRAPAVDVASALPDDGTVWTISQPENRATAAAALEAMVYGAHVLLTDGDDAYAGTTRRRMERQSNGTWSLALPNGAQATIDRSDSALVLHLPSGATVPLSVQRGASAATADTKFDDGRQTAKWASYSPAASGVRLRQAPPEFDDEAVVLTWHKVARMPFDAAGVTARNTALQQLPAFDRPDSARVWQQRLEQRLAALPTTETFRVRVNDNVSEYDHEQQRFSVHFFEPGTFLPLQVFGEEYRVVFSNADAARFINMPKDAARPFDESLRAQGRGVLTDIAFRVTGQGDPSGAVTGARVVRAELVEVHVRDRQESELFSPALSASTPTASRPTALDIATTDVAGLGVGTDGDLFERAASRLFGKAARRAAQDNGYTGFASVIVVNEMGCSSMPGRGRVKAGAVCATAFLDRDGIVRSIRIERLFPFIDGETFRNVLVQRYGPVANAVQRTGYTLAWGPVTDSTTAYLRSGPHNALTATWNEDEDLMSRSLNAAPRIRVTLQLTDAAWIATQSR, from the coding sequence ATGGTCGGGCTCGCCTGTGCGATTGCGCTGGCCTGCGGCGGCGATCGTGCCCCCGCTGTCGACGTGGCGAGCGCGCTACCCGACGACGGCACCGTCTGGACGATTTCCCAACCAGAGAATCGGGCCACCGCCGCCGCGGCGCTGGAGGCGATGGTGTACGGCGCCCACGTGCTGCTCACCGACGGCGACGATGCGTACGCCGGGACCACGCGACGGCGCATGGAGCGGCAGTCGAACGGCACGTGGTCACTGGCCCTGCCCAACGGCGCGCAGGCCACGATCGACCGGAGCGACAGTGCGCTGGTGCTGCATCTGCCGAGCGGGGCGACGGTCCCTCTGTCCGTTCAACGCGGTGCCAGCGCGGCAACCGCCGACACGAAGTTCGATGACGGTCGGCAGACCGCGAAGTGGGCCAGCTATTCCCCCGCCGCGAGCGGCGTACGCCTCAGGCAAGCACCTCCGGAATTCGACGATGAAGCGGTGGTGCTGACGTGGCACAAGGTGGCGCGAATGCCCTTCGATGCAGCCGGTGTGACCGCTCGCAACACGGCACTGCAACAACTCCCGGCGTTCGATCGGCCCGACTCGGCCAGAGTGTGGCAGCAGCGACTGGAACAACGACTCGCGGCCCTGCCCACCACCGAGACGTTTCGCGTGCGCGTGAACGACAATGTGTCGGAGTACGACCACGAACAGCAGCGCTTCTCTGTGCACTTCTTCGAGCCCGGGACGTTTCTGCCGTTGCAGGTCTTCGGTGAGGAGTATCGGGTCGTGTTCTCCAACGCCGACGCGGCGCGCTTCATCAACATGCCTAAGGATGCGGCGCGACCATTCGATGAATCGCTGCGCGCGCAGGGACGCGGCGTGCTCACCGATATCGCGTTCCGCGTCACCGGCCAAGGTGATCCGAGTGGCGCCGTGACTGGCGCGCGCGTTGTGCGTGCCGAGTTGGTCGAGGTGCACGTACGCGATCGACAGGAGAGCGAGCTCTTCTCACCGGCGCTGTCCGCATCCACACCGACGGCAAGCCGTCCTACCGCGCTTGATATCGCGACGACCGATGTTGCCGGACTTGGCGTGGGGACCGACGGCGATCTGTTCGAACGTGCCGCGTCACGGCTGTTCGGCAAAGCGGCGCGTCGTGCGGCGCAGGACAACGGCTATACCGGATTCGCGAGTGTGATCGTCGTGAACGAGATGGGCTGTTCATCAATGCCCGGACGCGGACGGGTGAAGGCCGGCGCCGTGTGCGCCACCGCGTTCCTCGACCGTGACGGCATCGTCCGCTCGATCCGTATCGAGCGCCTGTTCCCCTTCATCGACGGCGAAACGTTCCGGAACGTGTTAGTGCAGCGCTACGGTCCGGTGGCCAACGCCGTGCAGCGCACCGGCTATACGCTGGCGTGGGGACCCGTCACAGACAGCACGACGGCGTACCTGCGAAGCGGTCCGCACAATGCGCTCACCGCCACGTGGAACGAAGACGAGGACCTGATGTCACGCAGCCTCAATGCCGCCCCTCGCATTCGCGTGACGCTGCAACTGACCGACGCCGCGTGGATCGCCACACAGTCGCGCTGA
- a CDS encoding ECF-type sigma factor — MHRVPANDPDSRAELDHLFSVTYEELRRLASSVRRSDPRASITPTALVNEAWLKLAGSPEIAHTSPMHFKRIAARAMRQVLIEAARRRQAGKRGADELHVTFDDAVNAVATDAEGLLALDDALTRLAAQAPRQAQLVESRFFGGLSVPETAALLDVSESTVLREWRLARAWLARELAVDA, encoded by the coding sequence GTGCACCGCGTACCTGCGAATGATCCGGATTCTCGCGCCGAGCTCGACCATCTCTTCAGCGTGACGTACGAAGAGCTGCGTCGCCTCGCCTCGAGTGTGCGGCGCAGTGATCCCCGCGCGTCGATCACACCCACCGCGCTGGTGAACGAGGCCTGGCTTAAGCTGGCCGGTTCTCCCGAGATAGCGCACACCTCGCCGATGCACTTCAAACGCATCGCCGCGCGCGCCATGCGACAGGTGCTCATCGAAGCCGCTCGGCGTCGTCAGGCCGGCAAACGCGGCGCCGACGAACTGCATGTCACCTTCGATGATGCCGTGAATGCCGTCGCGACCGACGCTGAAGGGCTGCTCGCGCTCGACGACGCCCTCACGCGTCTCGCGGCGCAGGCGCCGCGTCAGGCGCAGTTGGTGGAGAGCCGGTTTTTCGGCGGCCTGAGTGTGCCCGAAACGGCCGCCTTGCTCGATGTGAGCGAATCCACCGTGCTGCGTGAGTGGCGCTTGGCTCGCGCGTGGCTGGCGCGCGAACTGGCGGTCGACGCGTGA
- a CDS encoding serine/threonine-protein kinase has translation MAGARTGGRRVSWERLQAAFDAIIDAPAPQRDAMVRDASNGDADFERELRELLAADTMGLPLLDRSNAEWASALLSDTPWPDGELPQFGPYRLLHLLGEGGMGVVYLGERVDVQRKVAVKLLRDAWLSPARRARFTTEQRALAQLDHPNVARLYDAGTLANGTPWFVMEYVEGVPLHRYCEANGCTVSQRLQLFRAVCSAVQHAHDQAIIHRDLKPSNILVTADGTVKLLDFGIAKQIGDELRDTDRTHTGLRMMTPAYAAPEQVRGERVGVFTDVYALGVVLYELLAERLPLDLSSRTPGQADAMILDTDPQPVSRAASAQRATSSTSLRHSEWNDLDVLCMTAMHKDPSRRYRSVYALLRDVDHFLAREPLEAHPDALSYRVSRFVRRRWRETVVVAALLLVATGAAATYTVRVGRARDAAVREAERRTRLQEFMLALFTGGDEAGPADSLRVVTLVDRGVQEARMLDADAAGQADLYATLGRVYQKLGRFDRADTMLQAALAAHTKARNGDSFTRAALLLTLGDLRIDQALLRSADTALTQASALVAPRVASRAAARDDNAALLHARILGTIGRRQEEQGLYDSATVTLQQAVAQYPASNRDPSERASLLGELANVHFYAGRYAESDSLNRLVLATQLARSGERHPAVAEVYINLGATEFERGRFTEAERWYRKAIDIDSAFYGAAHFRTAAHLSMLGRSLVSQERYDEATHVLQRALAIQAATFGSAHPRVASVLNDLGNVALKHRAFDSADAYFTRMAQVYGAANGDAHFTVAVALSNRATVFNEQRQYARAEAIYRDVVRRFTTAQGPAHMNTGIARIKLGRSLVRQQRWAAGAAESEAGYAIVARQAEPGVSFLQAARKDIAEALSALGRPAQAAKWMKEWEANAPPKP, from the coding sequence GTGGCTGGCGCGCGAACTGGCGGTCGACGCGTGAGCTGGGAGCGACTGCAAGCCGCCTTCGACGCCATCATCGACGCGCCCGCGCCGCAGCGCGACGCCATGGTGCGCGACGCGTCGAACGGCGATGCCGACTTCGAACGAGAACTCCGCGAACTGCTCGCCGCCGACACCATGGGCTTGCCGTTGCTGGATCGCAGCAACGCCGAGTGGGCATCGGCGCTGCTGAGTGACACCCCGTGGCCCGACGGCGAACTGCCGCAGTTCGGACCGTATCGCCTGCTACATCTGCTTGGGGAAGGCGGCATGGGCGTGGTGTATCTCGGTGAGCGTGTCGATGTGCAGCGCAAGGTGGCCGTCAAGCTGCTGCGTGACGCGTGGTTGTCGCCGGCGCGTCGCGCTCGCTTCACGACCGAGCAGCGGGCACTCGCACAGTTGGATCATCCCAACGTAGCGCGCCTCTACGACGCCGGCACTCTCGCCAACGGCACGCCGTGGTTCGTGATGGAGTACGTCGAGGGCGTGCCGTTGCACCGCTACTGCGAGGCGAACGGGTGCACGGTGTCGCAGCGGCTCCAACTCTTTCGCGCCGTCTGCAGCGCCGTGCAACACGCTCACGACCAGGCCATTATCCATCGCGATCTCAAGCCGTCGAACATTCTGGTCACGGCCGACGGTACGGTGAAGTTGCTCGACTTCGGGATCGCCAAGCAGATCGGTGACGAGCTGCGCGACACCGATCGCACGCACACCGGCCTGCGTATGATGACGCCAGCCTACGCCGCGCCTGAGCAGGTGCGCGGTGAACGCGTGGGTGTGTTTACCGACGTATACGCGCTCGGTGTCGTGTTGTACGAGCTGCTGGCGGAGCGACTGCCGCTCGACCTCTCGTCGCGCACGCCGGGACAGGCCGATGCCATGATTCTCGACACCGATCCGCAGCCGGTGTCCCGCGCCGCATCCGCGCAGCGGGCAACGAGCTCGACCTCGCTGCGGCACAGCGAATGGAACGATCTCGATGTGCTGTGCATGACGGCCATGCACAAGGATCCATCGCGTCGATATCGATCGGTCTATGCGCTGTTGCGCGATGTCGATCACTTCCTGGCCCGCGAGCCGCTCGAGGCGCACCCGGATGCACTCTCGTACCGCGTGAGCCGCTTCGTGCGTCGGCGATGGCGCGAAACAGTAGTCGTAGCGGCCTTGCTGCTGGTGGCCACCGGTGCGGCCGCGACGTACACCGTACGCGTGGGGCGCGCCCGCGATGCGGCCGTGCGCGAAGCCGAGCGTCGCACCCGCTTGCAGGAGTTCATGCTCGCGCTGTTTACCGGCGGCGACGAGGCGGGGCCGGCCGACAGTTTGCGCGTGGTCACGTTGGTGGACCGGGGCGTACAGGAAGCGCGCATGCTCGATGCCGACGCCGCCGGACAAGCCGATCTATATGCGACTCTGGGCCGGGTCTATCAGAAGCTGGGGCGCTTCGACCGCGCCGATACCATGCTGCAGGCGGCGCTCGCCGCACACACCAAGGCTCGGAATGGAGACTCGTTCACCCGCGCGGCGCTGCTGCTTACGCTGGGTGATCTCCGCATCGATCAGGCGCTGCTGCGCAGCGCTGATACCGCCCTCACGCAGGCATCCGCCCTGGTCGCGCCGCGTGTGGCGTCACGCGCCGCGGCACGCGATGACAACGCCGCGCTGCTCCACGCGCGCATTTTAGGCACGATCGGCCGACGGCAGGAAGAGCAGGGACTCTACGACTCGGCCACGGTCACACTGCAGCAGGCGGTCGCACAGTATCCCGCCAGCAACCGTGATCCGTCAGAACGGGCGTCGCTTCTGGGCGAGCTGGCGAACGTGCACTTCTATGCGGGCCGCTACGCCGAGAGCGATTCACTCAATCGCCTCGTGCTCGCGACGCAGCTCGCTCGATCGGGCGAACGGCATCCCGCGGTGGCGGAGGTGTACATCAATCTCGGCGCCACCGAATTCGAGCGCGGGCGGTTCACCGAGGCTGAGCGCTGGTACCGCAAGGCCATCGACATCGATTCCGCATTTTACGGTGCGGCGCACTTTCGCACGGCGGCGCATCTGTCGATGCTGGGTCGCTCGCTCGTGTCGCAGGAACGATACGACGAAGCCACCCACGTGTTGCAGCGGGCGTTGGCCATTCAGGCGGCAACGTTCGGTAGCGCCCATCCGCGAGTGGCCAGTGTGCTCAATGACCTCGGCAACGTGGCGCTGAAGCACCGGGCCTTCGACAGCGCCGACGCCTACTTCACGCGTATGGCGCAGGTGTACGGCGCCGCGAACGGCGACGCGCATTTCACGGTGGCCGTCGCCCTGTCCAACCGCGCCACCGTGTTCAACGAGCAGCGGCAATACGCCCGTGCGGAAGCGATCTATCGCGACGTCGTTCGTCGCTTCACGACCGCGCAGGGACCAGCGCATATGAACACCGGTATCGCCCGCATCAAGCTTGGGCGGTCGCTGGTTCGCCAGCAGCGCTGGGCCGCCGGTGCGGCGGAGTCGGAGGCCGGCTACGCGATTGTGGCCCGGCAGGCCGAACCCGGCGTGAGTTTTCTGCAGGCGGCGCGCAAGGACATCGCCGAAGCTTTGTCGGCGCTCGGTCGTCCCGCGCAAGCGGCGAAATGGATGAAGGAGTGGGAGGCCAACGCGCCACCAAAGCCGTGA